A stretch of Brachyhypopomus gauderio isolate BG-103 chromosome 3, BGAUD_0.2, whole genome shotgun sequence DNA encodes these proteins:
- the ftcdnl1 gene encoding formiminotransferase N-terminal subdomain-containing protein isoform X4 — MTLALGSRLVTCLLNVSEARQKDLVEKVAQAAITDLQATSGGRRKHTTILNIFSDYDYNRSVITVVANIELIRESVLAACERACELIDMNAHEGVHPAMGAVDLVPLYPLGEEVGLEECGKEAQSLAAALTERVQGTSAFLFGWADVPLHRGLAQRRKELGWFQKDPNIAAMLPDVGPQPTRRYGLTGVGASPYVMNCNVTMDTQDITIGRDVAAAIRGSSPGGIPGVQVLALPHEGTVEIACNVESVRERPPPALTAGMEPWPEFSVGDQTYRHAPASLITAQVRRMAGGRGVATTGTALVGFTPRECKALAERALSQGIGEFWKEAQSIRM, encoded by the exons ATGACCTTGGCCCTTGGTAGCCGGCTGGTCACCTGCCTTCTTAATGTCTCTGAAGCTCGGCAAAAAGATCTGGTGGAGAAGGTGGCCCAGGCAGCCATCACTGATCTGCAGG CGACATCAGGTGGAAGACGAAAGCACACTACCATTCTAAACATCTTCAGTGACTATGACTACAACCGTTCGGTCATCACAGTTGTGGCAAACATTGAACTAATAA GGGAGTCAGTTCTCGCGGCGTGTGAGCGGGCATGTGAGTTGATTGACATGAATGCACATGAAGGGGTTCACCCGGCCATGGGGGCTGTGGACCTGGTGCCCCTCTATCCTCTGGGTGAAGAGGTGGGCTTGGAGGAGTGTGGGAAAGAGGCTCAGA GTCTGGCTGCTGCTCTAACTGAGCGCGTGCAGGGCACCagtgcatttttatttggttGGGCAGACGTCCCACTGCACCGTGGCCTCGCCCAGAGGAGAAAAGAACTGGGCTGGTTTCAGAAGGATCCAAACATAGCTGCCATGTTGCCAGATGTTGGACCACAACCCACAAGAAGATATGGACTGACAG GTGTTGGGGCCAGCCCTTATGTGATGAACTGCAACGTAACCATGGATACACAGGACATCACCATAGGTCGGGATGTGGCTGCTGCCATCAGAGGGTCGAGTCCCGGCGGGATCCCAGGAGTCCAGGTCCTAGCTCTGCCCCATGAGGGCACTGTGGAGATCGCCTGCAATGTagaaagtgtgagagagagacccccACCTGCTCTGACTGCCGGTATGGAGCCATGGCCAGAGTTTAGCGTGGGGGATCAAACGTACCGCCACGCACCAGCCTCTCTCATCACGGCACAGGTGAGGCGCATGGCTGGTGGCCGTGGGGTGGCCACTACAGGTACAGCTCTGGTGGGGTTCACCCCGCGGGAGTGCAAGGCCCTGGCTGAGAGGGCTCTGAGTCAGGGTATTGGGGAGTTCTGGAAAGAGGCGCAAAGTATAAGAATGTAA
- the ftcdnl1 gene encoding formiminotransferase N-terminal subdomain-containing protein isoform X3, with protein sequence MLTWFKTQTLSRDFAQTGGGTVASFQDILTFCIIIHLWLQQTGLGTDSKWDDGSVENMTLALGSRLVTCLLNVSEARQKDLVEKVAQAAITDLQGESVLAACERACELIDMNAHEGVHPAMGAVDLVPLYPLGEEVGLEECGKEAQSLAAALTERVQGTSAFLFGWADVPLHRGLAQRRKELGWFQKDPNIAAMLPDVGPQPTRRYGLTGVGASPYVMNCNVTMDTQDITIGRDVAAAIRGSSPGGIPGVQVLALPHEGTVEIACNVESVRERPPPALTAGMEPWPEFSVGDQTYRHAPASLITAQVRRMAGGRGVATTGTALVGFTPRECKALAERALSQGIGEFWKEAQSIRM encoded by the exons ATGTTAACTTGGTTTAAGACACAGACGCTCTCGCGAGATTTCGCTCAGACAGGAGGAGGAACTGTAGCTTCATTTCAAGACATTTTGACTTTCTGTATTATAATCCATTTGTGGTTGCAGCAAACTGGTCTTGGGACCGACTCAAAATGGGACGACGGATCCGTTGAGAAT ATGACCTTGGCCCTTGGTAGCCGGCTGGTCACCTGCCTTCTTAATGTCTCTGAAGCTCGGCAAAAAGATCTGGTGGAGAAGGTGGCCCAGGCAGCCATCACTGATCTGCAGG GGGAGTCAGTTCTCGCGGCGTGTGAGCGGGCATGTGAGTTGATTGACATGAATGCACATGAAGGGGTTCACCCGGCCATGGGGGCTGTGGACCTGGTGCCCCTCTATCCTCTGGGTGAAGAGGTGGGCTTGGAGGAGTGTGGGAAAGAGGCTCAGA GTCTGGCTGCTGCTCTAACTGAGCGCGTGCAGGGCACCagtgcatttttatttggttGGGCAGACGTCCCACTGCACCGTGGCCTCGCCCAGAGGAGAAAAGAACTGGGCTGGTTTCAGAAGGATCCAAACATAGCTGCCATGTTGCCAGATGTTGGACCACAACCCACAAGAAGATATGGACTGACAG GTGTTGGGGCCAGCCCTTATGTGATGAACTGCAACGTAACCATGGATACACAGGACATCACCATAGGTCGGGATGTGGCTGCTGCCATCAGAGGGTCGAGTCCCGGCGGGATCCCAGGAGTCCAGGTCCTAGCTCTGCCCCATGAGGGCACTGTGGAGATCGCCTGCAATGTagaaagtgtgagagagagacccccACCTGCTCTGACTGCCGGTATGGAGCCATGGCCAGAGTTTAGCGTGGGGGATCAAACGTACCGCCACGCACCAGCCTCTCTCATCACGGCACAGGTGAGGCGCATGGCTGGTGGCCGTGGGGTGGCCACTACAGGTACAGCTCTGGTGGGGTTCACCCCGCGGGAGTGCAAGGCCCTGGCTGAGAGGGCTCTGAGTCAGGGTATTGGGGAGTTCTGGAAAGAGGCGCAAAGTATAAGAATGTAA
- the ftcdnl1 gene encoding formiminotransferase N-terminal subdomain-containing protein isoform X6, which produces MTLALGSRLVTCLLNVSEARQKDLVEKVAQAAITDLQGESVLAACERACELIDMNAHEGVHPAMGAVDLVPLYPLGEEVGLEECGKEAQSLAAALTERVQGTSAFLFGWADVPLHRGLAQRRKELGWFQKDPNIAAMLPDVGPQPTRRYGLTGVGASPYVMNCNVTMDTQDITIGRDVAAAIRGSSPGGIPGVQVLALPHEGTVEIACNVESVRERPPPALTAGMEPWPEFSVGDQTYRHAPASLITAQVRRMAGGRGVATTGTALVGFTPRECKALAERALSQGIGEFWKEAQSIRM; this is translated from the exons ATGACCTTGGCCCTTGGTAGCCGGCTGGTCACCTGCCTTCTTAATGTCTCTGAAGCTCGGCAAAAAGATCTGGTGGAGAAGGTGGCCCAGGCAGCCATCACTGATCTGCAGG GGGAGTCAGTTCTCGCGGCGTGTGAGCGGGCATGTGAGTTGATTGACATGAATGCACATGAAGGGGTTCACCCGGCCATGGGGGCTGTGGACCTGGTGCCCCTCTATCCTCTGGGTGAAGAGGTGGGCTTGGAGGAGTGTGGGAAAGAGGCTCAGA GTCTGGCTGCTGCTCTAACTGAGCGCGTGCAGGGCACCagtgcatttttatttggttGGGCAGACGTCCCACTGCACCGTGGCCTCGCCCAGAGGAGAAAAGAACTGGGCTGGTTTCAGAAGGATCCAAACATAGCTGCCATGTTGCCAGATGTTGGACCACAACCCACAAGAAGATATGGACTGACAG GTGTTGGGGCCAGCCCTTATGTGATGAACTGCAACGTAACCATGGATACACAGGACATCACCATAGGTCGGGATGTGGCTGCTGCCATCAGAGGGTCGAGTCCCGGCGGGATCCCAGGAGTCCAGGTCCTAGCTCTGCCCCATGAGGGCACTGTGGAGATCGCCTGCAATGTagaaagtgtgagagagagacccccACCTGCTCTGACTGCCGGTATGGAGCCATGGCCAGAGTTTAGCGTGGGGGATCAAACGTACCGCCACGCACCAGCCTCTCTCATCACGGCACAGGTGAGGCGCATGGCTGGTGGCCGTGGGGTGGCCACTACAGGTACAGCTCTGGTGGGGTTCACCCCGCGGGAGTGCAAGGCCCTGGCTGAGAGGGCTCTGAGTCAGGGTATTGGGGAGTTCTGGAAAGAGGCGCAAAGTATAAGAATGTAA
- the cavin2a gene encoding caveolae-associated protein 2a, whose amino-acid sequence MGEDSIRAVSSLRQGSTSVIGLVKYESDSLDPSYSLTESISSEPTSTLTGSGTSEPTTSTLTGSGTSEPTTSTLTGSGTSEPTSTTLTGSGTSEPTTSTLTGSGTSEPTTSTLTGSGTSEHTSTTLTGTCSSELTSTTLTGPARSNRNSAILPGPTGTNRRSATLPAKRISSIIPGLSSAEAPPDLEADILIPSRASSPSSPVHTLTRQGSKTAGGPAGGQVSAITVVALLDKLVMMIEGVQENQQRIEKRQVELEGVVRGVQGDVIRLAKNHTSTANSVAKLLERSRKTSGYVKEVRERLEKQSTQVKRLEANHTHLLKRNHFKVIIFQEDNEIPSTLLTKGSTAELADLTSPSIQDEIPTSPPAVGVDVSHDEGLQTISLSSDEDEGAASPTAEDMEPHLEIHEEELPGLGAGRVERSRADKFKRSSLKKVDSLKKAFSRSSIEKKINKIVPPERREKIKKSFTPNHPKSPTSKSSSFRVSPMTFNVKKVRDGDEEVPQPGDPESSLTVVEVPAMGEPEGQMLVAEVLQGEHANGQPDVQSSPGSVDGVICTADEGNLNNGPSNGLADDDVALQQNVENGHDNENDNDAGGDEVEQQTRSPPTPPSASVAIQQAS is encoded by the exons ATGGGCGAAGACTCAATTCGCGCTGTCAGCAGTTTACGCCAAGGGTCCACCAGCGTAATTGGGCTCGTCAAATATGAGTCCGATTCTTTAGATCCCTCCTACTCCCTGACTGAGTCCATCAGCTCCgagcccacctccaccctgactGGGTCTGGCACCTCCGagcccaccacctccaccctgactGGGTCTGGCACCTCCGagcccaccacctccaccctgactGGGTCTGGCACCTCCgagcccacctccaccaccctgacTGGGTCTGGCACCTCCGagcccaccacctccaccctgactGGGTCTGGCACCTCCGagcccaccacctccaccctgactGGGTCTGGCACCTccgaacacacctccaccaccctgacTGGAACCTGCAGCTCCgaactcacctccaccaccctgacTGGGCCAGCCAGATCCAACCGCAACTCAGCCATCCTTCCTGGACCAACCGGCACCAACCGCAGGTCCGCCACTCTGCCAGCCAAGCGCATCTCCAGCATCATTCCTGGTCTGTCCAGCGCTGAAGCTCCTCCGGACCTGGAGGCCGACATTCTCATTCCCAGCCGGGCCTCTTCACCCTCATCGCCCGTTCACACCCTGACACGCCAGGGCTCTAAGACGGCCGGGGGCCCCGCGGGCGGTCAGGTGAGCGCCATCACGGTGGTGGCACTGCTCGACAAGTTGGTGATGATGATCGAGGGTGTGCAGGAGAACCAGCAGCGGATAGAGAAGCGGCAGGTGGAGCTGGAGGGTGTGGTGCGTGGCGTCCAGGGAGACGTGATTCGCCTGGCCAAGAACCACACGTCCACGGCCAACAGCGTGGCCAAGCTGCTGGAACGATCTCGCAAGACCAGCGGCTACGTCAAGGAGGTGCGGGAGAGGCTGGAGAAGCAGAGCACACAGGTGAAGCGGTTGGAGGCCAACCACACCCACCTGCTCAAGAGGAACCACTTCAAGGTGATCATCTTCCAG GAGGATAACGAGATCCCCTCCACGCTGTTAACTAAGGGTTCCACAGCAGAGCTTGCAGATCTGACCTCACCCTCAATCCAGGATGAGATacctacctcacctcctgctGTGGGTGTGGACGTCTCCCACGACGAAGGCCTGCAGACCATCAGTCTGTCCTCCGACGAGGACGAGGGAGCAGCAAGCCCCACAGCGGAGGACATGGAGCCCCATTTGGAGATCCACGAGGAGGAGTTACCGGGCCTGGGGGCTGGACGCGTCGAGCGCTCCCGCGCAGACAAATTCAAACGCTCCAGCCTGAAGAAGGTGGATAGCCTGAAGAAGGCCTTCTCCCGCAGCAGCATTGAGAAGAAGATCAACAAGATCGTTCCTCCAGAGCGGCGTGAGAAGATCAAGAAGAGCTTCACGCCCAACCATCCCAAGAGCCCCACCTCTAAAAGCTCGTCCTTCCGTGTCTCACCCATGACATTCAACGTCAAGAAGGTGCGAGATGGAGATGAAGAGGTCCCTCAGCCTGGAGATCCAGAGAGCTCCCTGACGGTAGTGGAGGTTCCTGCCATGGGGGAGCCAGAAGGTCAGATGCTCGTGGCTGAGGTTCTCCAGGGAGAACATGCTAATGGGCAGCCTGACGTTCAGTCCAGCCCAGGCAGTGTGGACGGCGTAATCTGCACTGCAGATGAGGGAAATCTCAATAACGGTCCCTCCAACGGGCTTGCAGATGATGATGTGGCATTGCAACAGAATGTGGAGAATGGTCACGATAATGAGAATGATAATGATGCTGGTGGAGACGAGGTGGAGCAGCAGACCaggtctccacccacacctccatcagctTCAGTAGCTATCCAGCAAGCCTCATAG
- the ftcdnl1 gene encoding formiminotransferase N-terminal subdomain-containing protein isoform X1 has protein sequence MLTWFKTQTLSRDFAQTGGGTVASFQDILTFCIIIHLWLQQTGLGTDSKWDDGSVENMTLALGSRLVTCLLNVSEARQKDLVEKVAQAAITDLQATSGGRRKHTTILNIFSDYDYNRSVITVVANIELIRESVLAACERACELIDMNAHEGVHPAMGAVDLVPLYPLGEEVGLEECGKEAQSLAAALTERVQGTSAFLFGWADVPLHRGLAQRRKELGWFQKDPNIAAMLPDVGPQPTRRYGLTGVGASPYVMNCNVTMDTQDITIGRDVAAAIRGSSPGGIPGVQVLALPHEGTVEIACNVESVRERPPPALTAGMEPWPEFSVGDQTYRHAPASLITAQVRRMAGGRGVATTGTALVGFTPRECKALAERALSQGIGEFWKEAQSIRM, from the exons ATGTTAACTTGGTTTAAGACACAGACGCTCTCGCGAGATTTCGCTCAGACAGGAGGAGGAACTGTAGCTTCATTTCAAGACATTTTGACTTTCTGTATTATAATCCATTTGTGGTTGCAGCAAACTGGTCTTGGGACCGACTCAAAATGGGACGACGGATCCGTTGAGAAT ATGACCTTGGCCCTTGGTAGCCGGCTGGTCACCTGCCTTCTTAATGTCTCTGAAGCTCGGCAAAAAGATCTGGTGGAGAAGGTGGCCCAGGCAGCCATCACTGATCTGCAGG CGACATCAGGTGGAAGACGAAAGCACACTACCATTCTAAACATCTTCAGTGACTATGACTACAACCGTTCGGTCATCACAGTTGTGGCAAACATTGAACTAATAA GGGAGTCAGTTCTCGCGGCGTGTGAGCGGGCATGTGAGTTGATTGACATGAATGCACATGAAGGGGTTCACCCGGCCATGGGGGCTGTGGACCTGGTGCCCCTCTATCCTCTGGGTGAAGAGGTGGGCTTGGAGGAGTGTGGGAAAGAGGCTCAGA GTCTGGCTGCTGCTCTAACTGAGCGCGTGCAGGGCACCagtgcatttttatttggttGGGCAGACGTCCCACTGCACCGTGGCCTCGCCCAGAGGAGAAAAGAACTGGGCTGGTTTCAGAAGGATCCAAACATAGCTGCCATGTTGCCAGATGTTGGACCACAACCCACAAGAAGATATGGACTGACAG GTGTTGGGGCCAGCCCTTATGTGATGAACTGCAACGTAACCATGGATACACAGGACATCACCATAGGTCGGGATGTGGCTGCTGCCATCAGAGGGTCGAGTCCCGGCGGGATCCCAGGAGTCCAGGTCCTAGCTCTGCCCCATGAGGGCACTGTGGAGATCGCCTGCAATGTagaaagtgtgagagagagacccccACCTGCTCTGACTGCCGGTATGGAGCCATGGCCAGAGTTTAGCGTGGGGGATCAAACGTACCGCCACGCACCAGCCTCTCTCATCACGGCACAGGTGAGGCGCATGGCTGGTGGCCGTGGGGTGGCCACTACAGGTACAGCTCTGGTGGGGTTCACCCCGCGGGAGTGCAAGGCCCTGGCTGAGAGGGCTCTGAGTCAGGGTATTGGGGAGTTCTGGAAAGAGGCGCAAAGTATAAGAATGTAA
- the c3h2orf69 gene encoding mitochondrial protein C2orf69 homolog, giving the protein MINIRWVVSRLSLVALANTMNTEVACGRSCEPPAASRARADGPARLARLSGVPGHEQHRRNDILLLRAATGTPGRCDGGAEGPDGGSAHVVFFPGDIQNFQQEMALQADSAPWQSWSLERVAFILGCRFPGHHIWVIRASRMYLHKFSCYQNFVESNLFGAPEHSPDYGALRHLRGLLTHGMERAGLPNPLPPLGGGPVRAPIPRGFSLTLVGFSKGCVVLNQMVHELAGARRDSELRPFLDGIVEMYWLDGGHPGGSETWVTDQRVLAHLAASGVALHAHVTPYEVRDPMRAWVGREHKSFIKSLEELGACITHRLHFEDEPASIDNHFRVITEF; this is encoded by the exons ATGATAAATATCCGCTGGGTCGTGAGCAGGTTGTCGCTCGTCGCTCTGGCCAACACCATGAACACCGAGGTCGCGTGCGGCCGCTCGTGCGAGCCCCCTGCGGCGTCTCGTGCGCGTGCGGACGGTCCGGCCCGGCTCGCGCGGCTCTCCGGCGTCCCGGGCCACGAGCAGCACCGTCGAAACGATATTCTGCTGTTACGGGCCGCGACGGGAACACCGGGACGGTGCGACGGTGGAGCCGAAGGCCCGGACGGTGGAAGCGCGCACGTCGTGTTCTTCCCCGGAGACATCCAG AACTTCCAGCAGGAGATGGCACTTCAGGCCGATTCAGCGCCCTGGCAGTCCTGGAGCCTGGAGCGTGTGGCCTTCATCTTGGGCTGCCGCTTCCCCGGTCACCATATCTGGGTGATCCGTGCATCTCGCATGTATTTACACAAGTTCAGCTGCTACCAGAACTTTGTGGAGAGCAACCTGTTTGGAGCTCCAGAGCACTCTCCAGACTACGGGGCTCTCCGCCACCTGAGGGGCCTCCTGACTCATGGCATGGAGCGAGCAGGCCTCCCTAACCCCCTGCCTCCACTAGGGGGCGGGCCGGTCCGTGCACCCATCCCTCGGGGCTTCTCCCTGACTTTGGTGGGCTTCAGCAAGGGATGCGTGGTTCTCAACCAGATGGTACATGAGCTGGCTGGGGCTCGCAGGGACTCGGAGCTCCGGCCATTCCTGGATGGAATCGTGGAGATGTACTGGCTGGACGGAGGTCACCCAGGAGGCAGCGAGACGTGGGTAACGGACCAGCGAGTCCTGGCCCACCTGGCGGCCAGCGGTGTGGCCCTGCACGCCCATGTCACACCCTACGAGGTGCGGGACCCAATGAGGGCCTGGGTGGGGCGGGAGCACAAGAGCTTTATAAAGTCACTGGAGGAGCTTGGGGCCTGCATCACCCATAGGCTGCACTTCGAGGATGAGCCCGCCTCCATTGACAATCACTTCCGGGTCATTACAGAGTTCTGA
- the nabp1a gene encoding SOSS complex subunit B2 isoform X1: MNISSEAAALIKDVKPGSKNLNIVFIVLEIGRVTKTKDGHEVRSCKVADKSGSIAISVWDELGSLIQPGDIIRLTRGYASMWKGCLTLYTGRGGDLQKIGEFCMVYSEVPNFSEPNPELLAQTNQLNKGGKEQRGNSPPNQNVGTPGPAAGNGSVQTFPNSAAPVPPNFAAPGRTNGRVLGNGPPPTTAGAGPAPSKPSVTISNGRDPRRASKR; the protein is encoded by the exons ATGAATATCTCCAGCGAGGCGGCGGCTTTGATTAAAGACGTGAAGCCGGGATCGAAAAATCTAAATATCGTCTTTATAGTGTTGGAAATAG GTCGGGTGACCAAGACAAAAGACGGTCATGAGGTGCGCTCCTGTAAAGTGGCGGACAAGAGCGGGAGCATCGCCATCTCTGTCTGGGATGAACTGGGCAGCCTCATCCAGCCCGGCGACATCATTCGCCTTACGCGAGG TTATGCTTCTATGTGGAAAGGCTGTCTTACCCTGTACACTGGCCGAGGTGGAGACCTACAGAAAATTGGGGA ATTCTGTATGGTTTATTCAGAGGTTCCAAACTTTAGTGAACCCAATCCAGAGCTGCTAGCCCAAACCAACCAACTGAACAAAGGG GGTAAAGAACAGCGTGGAAATTCTCCACCAAATCAAAATGTGGGCACTCCTGGACCGGCAG CAGGAAACGGGTCCGTGCAGACGTTTCCCAATAGTGCCGCCCCTGTTCCTCCCAATTTCGCCGCTCCCGGAAGAACCAATGGGCGTGTACTAGGCAACGGCCCGCCTCCAACGACTGCAGGAGCAGGCCCCGCCCCATCCAAACCTTCAGTTACCATCAGCAACGGCAGGGACCCCAGACGAGCTTCAAAGAGATGA
- the ftcdnl1 gene encoding formiminotransferase N-terminal subdomain-containing protein isoform X2 yields the protein MLTWFKTQTLSRDFAQTGGGTVASFQDILTFCIIIHLWLQQTGLGTDSKWDDGSVENMTLALGSRLVTCLLNVSEARQKDLVEKVAQAAITDLQGGRRKHTTILNIFSDYDYNRSVITVVANIELIRESVLAACERACELIDMNAHEGVHPAMGAVDLVPLYPLGEEVGLEECGKEAQSLAAALTERVQGTSAFLFGWADVPLHRGLAQRRKELGWFQKDPNIAAMLPDVGPQPTRRYGLTGVGASPYVMNCNVTMDTQDITIGRDVAAAIRGSSPGGIPGVQVLALPHEGTVEIACNVESVRERPPPALTAGMEPWPEFSVGDQTYRHAPASLITAQVRRMAGGRGVATTGTALVGFTPRECKALAERALSQGIGEFWKEAQSIRM from the exons ATGTTAACTTGGTTTAAGACACAGACGCTCTCGCGAGATTTCGCTCAGACAGGAGGAGGAACTGTAGCTTCATTTCAAGACATTTTGACTTTCTGTATTATAATCCATTTGTGGTTGCAGCAAACTGGTCTTGGGACCGACTCAAAATGGGACGACGGATCCGTTGAGAAT ATGACCTTGGCCCTTGGTAGCCGGCTGGTCACCTGCCTTCTTAATGTCTCTGAAGCTCGGCAAAAAGATCTGGTGGAGAAGGTGGCCCAGGCAGCCATCACTGATCTGCAGG GTGGAAGACGAAAGCACACTACCATTCTAAACATCTTCAGTGACTATGACTACAACCGTTCGGTCATCACAGTTGTGGCAAACATTGAACTAATAA GGGAGTCAGTTCTCGCGGCGTGTGAGCGGGCATGTGAGTTGATTGACATGAATGCACATGAAGGGGTTCACCCGGCCATGGGGGCTGTGGACCTGGTGCCCCTCTATCCTCTGGGTGAAGAGGTGGGCTTGGAGGAGTGTGGGAAAGAGGCTCAGA GTCTGGCTGCTGCTCTAACTGAGCGCGTGCAGGGCACCagtgcatttttatttggttGGGCAGACGTCCCACTGCACCGTGGCCTCGCCCAGAGGAGAAAAGAACTGGGCTGGTTTCAGAAGGATCCAAACATAGCTGCCATGTTGCCAGATGTTGGACCACAACCCACAAGAAGATATGGACTGACAG GTGTTGGGGCCAGCCCTTATGTGATGAACTGCAACGTAACCATGGATACACAGGACATCACCATAGGTCGGGATGTGGCTGCTGCCATCAGAGGGTCGAGTCCCGGCGGGATCCCAGGAGTCCAGGTCCTAGCTCTGCCCCATGAGGGCACTGTGGAGATCGCCTGCAATGTagaaagtgtgagagagagacccccACCTGCTCTGACTGCCGGTATGGAGCCATGGCCAGAGTTTAGCGTGGGGGATCAAACGTACCGCCACGCACCAGCCTCTCTCATCACGGCACAGGTGAGGCGCATGGCTGGTGGCCGTGGGGTGGCCACTACAGGTACAGCTCTGGTGGGGTTCACCCCGCGGGAGTGCAAGGCCCTGGCTGAGAGGGCTCTGAGTCAGGGTATTGGGGAGTTCTGGAAAGAGGCGCAAAGTATAAGAATGTAA
- the nabp1a gene encoding SOSS complex subunit B2 isoform X2: MNISSEAAALIKDVKPGSKNLNIVFIVLEIGRVTKTKDGHEVRSCKVADKSGSIAISVWDELGSLIQPGDIIRLTRGYASMWKGCLTLYTGRGGDLQKIGEFCMVYSEVPNFSEPNPELLAQTNQLNKGGKEQRGNSPPNQNVGTPGPAGNGSVQTFPNSAAPVPPNFAAPGRTNGRVLGNGPPPTTAGAGPAPSKPSVTISNGRDPRRASKR; this comes from the exons ATGAATATCTCCAGCGAGGCGGCGGCTTTGATTAAAGACGTGAAGCCGGGATCGAAAAATCTAAATATCGTCTTTATAGTGTTGGAAATAG GTCGGGTGACCAAGACAAAAGACGGTCATGAGGTGCGCTCCTGTAAAGTGGCGGACAAGAGCGGGAGCATCGCCATCTCTGTCTGGGATGAACTGGGCAGCCTCATCCAGCCCGGCGACATCATTCGCCTTACGCGAGG TTATGCTTCTATGTGGAAAGGCTGTCTTACCCTGTACACTGGCCGAGGTGGAGACCTACAGAAAATTGGGGA ATTCTGTATGGTTTATTCAGAGGTTCCAAACTTTAGTGAACCCAATCCAGAGCTGCTAGCCCAAACCAACCAACTGAACAAAGGG GGTAAAGAACAGCGTGGAAATTCTCCACCAAATCAAAATGTGGGCACTCCTGGACCGGCAG GAAACGGGTCCGTGCAGACGTTTCCCAATAGTGCCGCCCCTGTTCCTCCCAATTTCGCCGCTCCCGGAAGAACCAATGGGCGTGTACTAGGCAACGGCCCGCCTCCAACGACTGCAGGAGCAGGCCCCGCCCCATCCAAACCTTCAGTTACCATCAGCAACGGCAGGGACCCCAGACGAGCTTCAAAGAGATGA
- the ftcdnl1 gene encoding formiminotransferase N-terminal subdomain-containing protein isoform X5: protein MTLALGSRLVTCLLNVSEARQKDLVEKVAQAAITDLQGGRRKHTTILNIFSDYDYNRSVITVVANIELIRESVLAACERACELIDMNAHEGVHPAMGAVDLVPLYPLGEEVGLEECGKEAQSLAAALTERVQGTSAFLFGWADVPLHRGLAQRRKELGWFQKDPNIAAMLPDVGPQPTRRYGLTGVGASPYVMNCNVTMDTQDITIGRDVAAAIRGSSPGGIPGVQVLALPHEGTVEIACNVESVRERPPPALTAGMEPWPEFSVGDQTYRHAPASLITAQVRRMAGGRGVATTGTALVGFTPRECKALAERALSQGIGEFWKEAQSIRM, encoded by the exons ATGACCTTGGCCCTTGGTAGCCGGCTGGTCACCTGCCTTCTTAATGTCTCTGAAGCTCGGCAAAAAGATCTGGTGGAGAAGGTGGCCCAGGCAGCCATCACTGATCTGCAGG GTGGAAGACGAAAGCACACTACCATTCTAAACATCTTCAGTGACTATGACTACAACCGTTCGGTCATCACAGTTGTGGCAAACATTGAACTAATAA GGGAGTCAGTTCTCGCGGCGTGTGAGCGGGCATGTGAGTTGATTGACATGAATGCACATGAAGGGGTTCACCCGGCCATGGGGGCTGTGGACCTGGTGCCCCTCTATCCTCTGGGTGAAGAGGTGGGCTTGGAGGAGTGTGGGAAAGAGGCTCAGA GTCTGGCTGCTGCTCTAACTGAGCGCGTGCAGGGCACCagtgcatttttatttggttGGGCAGACGTCCCACTGCACCGTGGCCTCGCCCAGAGGAGAAAAGAACTGGGCTGGTTTCAGAAGGATCCAAACATAGCTGCCATGTTGCCAGATGTTGGACCACAACCCACAAGAAGATATGGACTGACAG GTGTTGGGGCCAGCCCTTATGTGATGAACTGCAACGTAACCATGGATACACAGGACATCACCATAGGTCGGGATGTGGCTGCTGCCATCAGAGGGTCGAGTCCCGGCGGGATCCCAGGAGTCCAGGTCCTAGCTCTGCCCCATGAGGGCACTGTGGAGATCGCCTGCAATGTagaaagtgtgagagagagacccccACCTGCTCTGACTGCCGGTATGGAGCCATGGCCAGAGTTTAGCGTGGGGGATCAAACGTACCGCCACGCACCAGCCTCTCTCATCACGGCACAGGTGAGGCGCATGGCTGGTGGCCGTGGGGTGGCCACTACAGGTACAGCTCTGGTGGGGTTCACCCCGCGGGAGTGCAAGGCCCTGGCTGAGAGGGCTCTGAGTCAGGGTATTGGGGAGTTCTGGAAAGAGGCGCAAAGTATAAGAATGTAA